The following DNA comes from Triticum aestivum cultivar Chinese Spring chromosome 3D, IWGSC CS RefSeq v2.1, whole genome shotgun sequence.
NNNNNNNNNNNNNNNNNNNNNNNNNNNNNNNNNNNNNNNNNNNNNNNNNNNNNNNNNNNNNNNNNNNNNNNNNNNNNNNNNNNNNNNNNNNNNNNNNNNNNNNNNNNNNNNNNNNNNNNNNNNNNNNNNNNNNNNNNNNGCTTCCCTTCCCTCCCGTTGCTCTGTCCCTCCCTCGCTCGTCCGATCTACATCTGCCCCCTTCTCTCTCCGTCTTCGTGTTTTTCTTCCTTCGTTCTCGGCAGTGTCAAGATTTGTGTTTCTTTtcccggagcggcggcggcggtggggtggtggTGTGGTGGCGCGGCGGGAGATTCAGGGAGATCTAGCTCGATCTGCCTCTGTTCTTGGAGCTCGAGGACGCGGGGAGGCGAGATGGCGgcgcaggagcaggagcagcaggCCAAGACGAGCACCACCAGCTCGCTGCCGTCCAGCAGCGACCGCTCCTCCAGCTCCGGCCCCAACAACCTCAAGGAAGGAGGTACCCACCGTCTCTCCGTCTCCCCTCGGATTCCCGCTCCTTTGCTCGCTCGCTGACTGAATCCGGCAGCTCAGCTCGAGAGTCGAGACGCTGACGACGCGTGTCTATGTGTATGATGTGGTGGCAGGCGCGGAGAGCGACGAGGAGATACGGCGGGTGCCGGAGATGGGCGGCGGGTCGGCGTCGTCGGGCGCGGGGGACGGCAAGCAGCTGCAGCTGGCGGCGGCCGGGGGCGGGCAGGCCCCGGCGGGGAAGAAGCGCGGGCGCGCCGCCGGGGACAAGGAGCAGAACCGGCTGAAGCGGCTGCTGCGGAACCGCGTGTCGGCGCAGCAGGCGCGGGAGCGGAAGAAGGCCTACATGACGGAGCTGGAGGTGAAGGCCAAGGACCTCGAGCTCCGCAATGCCGAGCTGGAGCAGAAGGTCTCCACCCTCCAGAACGAGAACAACACGCTCCGCCAGGTACCGTATCCACCCCAGATCCTCCCTCCCAGCACAATTGTCTACTGTCAGAGTCGCCATTGCGATGCTGAATCTTGCATGCTTCCTCGCGATTGCGGTGCAGATACTGAAGAACACGACGGCGCACGCCGGGAAGAAGTCGAGCGGCGGCAAGGGGGGAGACGGCGGCAAGAAGCACCACCACTTCGGCAAGGGCTAGCAGCAAGAGCGAGCTTCTCTGCTCTGCTGCGACGATGGTTGCTAGGAACCACCCAACGTCTGCTCATCTGACCATTGTAGGACACTGCTGTTGTTGTTTGCTGCCGCAGTTTGACGCTTGTCTTGTCTTCTTCTTTTTCACTCCTCTCTTCTCCACGGTTGCCCGGTCGCCCGCTTTTGATGTCTCACTGCCACTGTTGTGTGTGCCCTGTCCATGGTAGCTTGTTGTTAGGAATGTTGATCTATGTGAACATTGGTTGTGTATTGTACtgtactcttctcttctcttctccagCATTGCAATTTGGCATCTTCACAAACCTGATCGCCGAGGAAAAGAACTTCAAAAGATGGATTTCAGTTCACATCCAATGGCCTACCTAAATTTATCTCCTTCTGAAGCCGAGGTAGGCATGGCCGTCTAGAGAGTCGGCGTATAGCAGCTGATGTGAAACAAGAGAATTTGTATCATTTGCTGAACTTTCATCGTAGACAAAAAAAGGTGAGAAGGTCAGCCAAAGGGGCTCTCTGTGCTTCGTCAAAGAACAGCTGTCCTGAAAATGCAAGCAGCTACTGACGAATTCAGCACTGAATTCAGAACAGCTGAGGAGCTATGTGACTTACAATTGCCTGATGTAGTTTTATTCAGGCCATAACATATTCTGTGGCAATGGTTTTAGTAGAGCAAATTGACTTGCAATGTGCAGAGGGGAAAAAGAATGACAGAATTTACAAGAACACGCAACGGCCGTTCTGTTCATGCTTGGCATTCTTGTACCCAACCCAACACAGACCCACAATATCAATAGGAGCAGTCAGGGAGGGGACCCTGATATAACAGTGCTAAACTGAGCCACTTCATTTATTTATCCGGGTATCACATAGTACATCATCAAATTACCAAGCCCCAAAACTTTTTCGGCGTGTATGGTCCGCCGTAAAGTAAGCGACCACTACCAGGGTTCAGGTCTTCCTATCCTTAACGAACTACTTTCTTCAAACACTAAACTTTAACCGACTCTTAACCACCTTTTCAGCCTTTTCCTTCAGAACATGTAAAGTTACCGTGCGCGTATCAGTAGCACCAACACCGTGGTAGATCCGATCCGAGAGCACTTCACATCACACCTACCAGTAATTTTTCGGCATCATCGACGGCCAGACTCACTCAAGAAGCCTCAACGGCGTGGAAGAACGGCTGGAGGATCCACCCGTTCGCTACGTGTGCGTCGCTCTCATCGTGTACTCTGCCACAAGCTTTGAGAACAGAGACGACTTGTTCTCCAGCAGCTTGGCCGGCGTGTCACGCTCCACGGCCACACCTGCATAGATTGGCACGGCGTTTGTCAGACCAACAGGTATGACAAGCACATGGGATTAGTAGAAGAAATAACGAGGCGCGATCGCGATTTGTTTTAATGGTCTGATGGCTGACCGTTGTCGAGGAGCAGAACCATGTCGCTGTCGAGGACCGAGGTGATTCGATGCGCAATCGTGATGACCGTCGCCTCAGAGAAGTTCTCGCGCAGTGTTTTCTGGATCATGTTGTCCGTCGCGGTATCCACTGAGGCAGTGGCTTCGTCCAGAACCAGTATCTTGGTCCGCTTCAGAATCACTCTTCCAAGGCAGACAAGCTGGCGCTGGCCCACGCTCCAGTTCTCTCCGTTCTCGATCACTGCAAGGCAAATTTACAGAAAGTTTCAGTTTTCGAAAGAACATGCAGTACTGGGAAAAACGTGAAGAGTATGCAAATTCAGTACAGTATTAGACTTTCAACTGCATGACTAAAAATAAACATATCACATATCAGACCTGGCGAGTCGAGTTTCAGCTCCTTCTTCCTGACCTCATCTTCCAGCTGACAGTTATCCAAGGCCTGAAATGGAGCAAGCAAAGGATTCAGACTGCCACTTCCAAGAGGTTCTCGACTATTTTGTAAGTATTTGACGACTGACAAGAAATGAAGCATGTGAAAGCGAAACTACCTCCCAGATTTGATTGTCATTGTACTCGTTAAGAGGGTCAAGGTTGCTCCTCACAGTTCCCTCAAACATCGTTGGATCTTGTGGAATGATGCTAAGTCTAGATCTCAGGTCGTGCAGCCCGATGGTGCAGATGTCAACACCATCTACCAGTATCTGACCAACAGTAGGCTCGACAATACGGAAAAGGGCCTGTATGAGTGTTGATTTACCACTGCCTGTTCTTCCAACAATACCAGTCTTCATGCCTCCAGGAAAAGTGACGTTAAGGCCCTTCAGAACAAATGGTAGTTGTGGAGCATATCTCACCTGCAGAAATTTGACAAATTAAGGAACATCACTATCTAGAATAAATTGGCCATTACTCATTTGATAAAAAGCTGAATTTACAATTCGTATCCCATCAGACTGGATTTCTAATAGTTCACTCACAATGGCAAAAATATGACATTTCTGCACAACAACACGGTAAAAGAAAAGGAGAACATAGTTAAacaggagggagaaggaaagggtaCTTACATGGACGTCACGAAGCTGAATTTCTCCCTCTGACGGCCAGTTACTGGGCAACTTATCTTCTGACGTTGAAAGTGGGGGCTCTTCAGGAATGCTTATGTATTGCAGAATTCTTTCTACTGATATGATCTTGTTCTCCAAATTGCACATGCTCCACACAACCCATGCTTGCAGCATGTTCAAGTTAAGCCCATATGTGACCGCGAGACCAGCAATACCTGAAAGCAGGATGTAGATTTAGTTGCAAGCCCATATCAAGTCACGTCTAATCTGCTAACGTTACTCGGTATAAATATTGTTCCGAACTAGTAACATCCTAACCTGGATCGATGATACCAGTTGGTAGACTGATCAGAAATACCAAAGCGAATGCAAATGTGAAGGACGACAGCGTATCCAAGCGGAAACAAAGCCACTCCATTGCTACAGCATTGTAGAATTTCGGTCGAGAGTAGGCATCCATTAGATGGCTATTAGTTGATACAAACTGATGTTCTTTGCCAAAACTTCTGATGGTGGTTGATCCAGTAATTGATTCAGCAAAATGTTGTATGATAGGAGCTTTGCAAACCCCTACCAGCCTTTGCAGCTCTCTGGCCGTCTCAATGTAGTAGCGCTGCAAGATGATAGATGTAATAAGGTGCTGATCTTGCAGTGAAAAGAACATGAAGAATAAATATTAAATAGATTAAATTACCTGGTACCAGAAGCAGATAATGATCACAGGAACGAA
Coding sequences within:
- the LOC123077618 gene encoding transcription factor HY5, whose protein sequence is MAAQEQEQQAKTSTTSSLPSSSDRSSSSGPNNLKEGGAESDEEIRRVPEMGGGSASSGAGDGKQLQLAAAGGGQAPAGKKRGRAAGDKEQNRLKRLLRNRVSAQQARERKKAYMTELEVKAKDLELRNAELEQKVSTLQNENNTLRQILKNTTAHAGKKSSGGKGGDGGKKHHHFGKG